The stretch of DNA CCGCTGATCAGGCCGGTGCCGCCGGCACGCTTGTTGATCACGGCGGTGCGCACGGCATCGACCAGGTCGTGCTTGCCCGATGCGCCGCCTGAGTTGATCAGTCCGGCGCGTCCCATGTAGCAATTGACGACCTGGTAGCGCGTCAGATCGATCGGGTTATCGGTCGACAGCTGGGTGTACATCCGCTCGTCGTACTTGCCGTAGCTCTCGCCGCCGGTGTTGAGGGCCTTGTAGCCGCCGTTATTCTCGGGGAGCTTCTGCTTGATGATGTCGGCCTGGATCGTTACGCCCAGGTGATTGGCCTGGCCTGTCAGGTCGGCCGACACGTGATAGTCCTTGTCCTTCTTGAAGGCCTTGTTGCGCAAGTAGCACCACAGCACGGTGGCCATGCCCAACTCGTGGGCGTGATCGAAGGCCTTGGCCACTTCGACCAACTGGCGATCGCCGTCTTCCGAGCCGAAGTAGATCGTTGCCCCGACGGCCGCAGCCCCCATGTCATAAGCGCGCTGGATCGTGCCGAACATGATCTGCTCAAATTTATTCGGATACGTCAGCAGTTCGTTGTGATTGAACTTCACGAGGAAAGGAATCTTGTGCGCGTACTTGCGGGCGACGCTGCCCAAGACGCCAAACGTCGAGGCCACGGCGTTGCAGCCCCCCTCGATCGCCAGGCGGACGATGTTCTCCGGATCGAAGTATTCGGGGTTGGGTGCGAACGACGCACCGGCCGAATGCTCGATACCCTGGTCCACGGGCAGGATCGACATATAACCGGTGCCGGCCAGGCGGCCGTGATTGTGCATCCAGGCCAGGTTGCCGATCACGCGCTGATTGCGATCGCTGGGGACAAAGATGCGGTCGACGAAATCGGGTCCCGGCAGGTGCAGTTGCTCCTTGGGAACCGTCGTGCAGCGATGTTCGAGCAGTTTCGTGGCGTCAGGCCCCAACAGTTTCACAATCCATTCGCTCATCAGGACACCTCCGGCGTGACGGCCGATATCTGGTGGAGATCAGGTTCGGAACGAAGCGTACGTCGAATGGCCCGTAGTATAGACAATCGTGGGCGTTTCGTCGCGGCGTGAGGGCACACGCGTTGTGAAATAAGGGCTCTTACTGATGCAGCGCGTAGAGCACGACGTTCAACCCCAGCCGGGCCGCATCGTCGCGCGAGTAGCCGGGGCATTCCAGCGAGTCGTGCCGTTCGAGCGCGCAGCTCAGATCGTATTTCGAGAACAGCACCGCGTACCGATCGCCCAGCTTCAGCCCTTCCAACTCGGGCTCGGCCTGGCGTACGTGGGCCTTGAGGGGGCCGCCGGGGGCTTGTCGCTGCGGCTCGCGACGCTCGAGCGTCTTTAGCTCGAAGCCGCCGTACTTGTCGGTGAAAACTTCATCCGTGGGCGGCAGTCGCGCGAGCGGTTGGTCGGGAAAAATCGCGGCCATCTCTTGCCGCATCGAGTTGGCGAATTCTTCGCTCGAACAGATGGCGTCGGCCACCAACACGCCGCCACGCTCGAGATATGTTTTCAGCCGCTTGCGTTCGGTCTCGTTCAAGTGAAACGCATTGCGGCCGTGCATGAAGATGACGGGAAAATCGAAAACGCGCTCTTCGGAGAGCGTCACCTCGCGGGCGTCGGTATTGGCGCGCAGGCCCAACTCGCCTGACACGTAACGCAGCAGGTTCGGCAGGGCCATCGGCGCGGCGTTCCAGCCGCCGCCATGCTTGATCGTGGCGATGTACAGCTTTGCCCGGCCGACCGAATCCTCGGGCGCGGTCTCGGCCAACTGCGGCAGGTCGAGCTTGTACTTCGGCTCGCGATTCGTGGCGTAGGACAACACATTCACACCGATCGCGCGCGCCGCTGCGATCCGCCCTTCGATCTCGGCCGGATACTTCTTTTCCTTGATCAACTCGCGGCCCGGTCGGGCCAACTCCCAATAGCAGGACAGGTTCTCCGGGCAGTACATGACGCTAGTGCGGCAGCCGACGTCGACGCCCCACAGCGGCCGCACATAGCGCGGATCGACCGGCTCTTCCGACGACCAGACCGCATGCTCCGGCGGTAAAAGGTGCAGGCGATGGTCCGGCTCGGGAAACATACGATCGATGAGAATGCGGAAGCCCCGATCGAAGTCCGCGCCATCGCACACCGCGTCGGCAAAGATGAAGCCGCCGCGATTGACGTATTCGCGCAACTTGGCGACGTCGTCGTCCGAAAGGTTGGGCGCCTGCGTGCCGTTAAGGTACAGGATCGGCGCCTCGATCAGATCGTCGCTCGTGGCGGCGTCAACGTCGATCACTTGCCAAGTGAGATCACGATTCCACCGCTTCTCCGTATACGAGACAAGGTTCGCCAGATCGCGGCGATGATGATTCCAGTCTTCCTGCGGTCCGAAGCGGATCTTCGCGGCCACGATCGGGCGGCGCCCCTTGGCCAGAAACAAAAGCGCCAGGCTGGTGCCGATGTGCGAATCGTTCTCGCCCAGGCCGGTGCCGCGCCAAAAGCCCGAGATATCTTCCTGCAGATTGATCAGCCAATCGGCCCCCTCACGATACCAGTCGTGCTGGCCGATGAACCGATGATTCGTCAAGCGGCCGGTGCGTTCCAGGCCATAGAGATAATAGAGGAGAAAAGCGCGCGGATCGTCG from Pirellulales bacterium encodes:
- a CDS encoding class I fructose-bisphosphate aldolase, with protein sequence MSEWIVKLLGPDATKLLEHRCTTVPKEQLHLPGPDFVDRIFVPSDRNQRVIGNLAWMHNHGRLAGTGYMSILPVDQGIEHSAGASFAPNPEYFDPENIVRLAIEGGCNAVASTFGVLGSVARKYAHKIPFLVKFNHNELLTYPNKFEQIMFGTIQRAYDMGAAAVGATIYFGSEDGDRQLVEVAKAFDHAHELGMATVLWCYLRNKAFKKDKDYHVSADLTGQANHLGVTIQADIIKQKLPENNGGYKALNTGGESYGKYDERMYTQLSTDNPIDLTRYQVVNCYMGRAGLINSGGASGKHDLVDAVRTAVINKRAGGTGLISGRKAFQRPMKDGIELLNKIQDVYLDKNVTVA
- a CDS encoding DUF4159 domain-containing protein, with amino-acid sequence MRRRFSRWLLFTGIIAGVLAPRARAEITAEQVRQAIDRGVGYLKREQRRDGSWPEHPTLAGGVTALATLALLNSGVPADDPQIRDALAYLRKIPPKFNYVVCLQTMVLSIADPVVDAPLIRRNVLWLQDQQKREKGSEKFRGSWGYPEGHGDNSNSQFAVLALYEAHRAGVPASIQTWRLAQKYWENAQRPDGSWSYKPTDPGSGSGSMTCAGIGAMVMAHDILDEGDAKVEGDQVKCCQPQEVEKSVDRALEWLGKHFSVRVNPGDDPRAFLLYYLYGLERTGRLTNHRFIGQHDWYREGADWLINLQEDISGFWRGTGLGENDSHIGTSLALLFLAKGRRPIVAAKIRFGPQEDWNHHRRDLANLVSYTEKRWNRDLTWQVIDVDAATSDDLIEAPILYLNGTQAPNLSDDDVAKLREYVNRGGFIFADAVCDGADFDRGFRILIDRMFPEPDHRLHLLPPEHAVWSSEEPVDPRYVRPLWGVDVGCRTSVMYCPENLSCYWELARPGRELIKEKKYPAEIEGRIAAARAIGVNVLSYATNREPKYKLDLPQLAETAPEDSVGRAKLYIATIKHGGGWNAAPMALPNLLRYVSGELGLRANTDAREVTLSEERVFDFPVIFMHGRNAFHLNETERKRLKTYLERGGVLVADAICSSEEFANSMRQEMAAIFPDQPLARLPPTDEVFTDKYGGFELKTLERREPQRQAPGGPLKAHVRQAEPELEGLKLGDRYAVLFSKYDLSCALERHDSLECPGYSRDDAARLGLNVVLYALHQ